In the genome of Brachionichthys hirsutus isolate HB-005 chromosome 23, CSIRO-AGI_Bhir_v1, whole genome shotgun sequence, one region contains:
- the polr2a gene encoding LOW QUALITY PROTEIN: DNA-directed RNA polymerase II subunit RPB1 (The sequence of the model RefSeq protein was modified relative to this genomic sequence to represent the inferred CDS: inserted 2 bases in 2 codons; deleted 1 base in 1 codon) — protein MHGPPSGDSACPLRTIKRVQFGIISPDELKRMSVTTERGIQYPETTEGGRPKLGGLMDPRQGVIERTGRCQTCAGNMTECPGHFGHIELVKPVFHVGYITKIMKVLRCVCFFCSKLLVDSNNPKIKDILAKSKGLPRKRLTYVYELCKGKNICEGGEEMDNKFGMEQQEIEEDISKEKGHGGCGRYQPRIKRSGLELYAEWKHVNEDSQEKKILLSPERVHEIFKRISDEEDSILGMEPKFARPEWMIVTVLPVPPLAVRPAVVMQGSARNQDDLTHKLADIVKINNQLRRNEQSGAAAHVIAEDVKLLQFHVATMVDNELPGLPRAMQKSGRPLKSLKQRLKGKEGRVRGNLMGKRVDFSARTVITPDPNLQIDQVGVPRSIAANMTFPEIVTPFNIDRLQELVRRGNSQYPGAKYIIRDNGDRIDLRFHPKPSDLHLQIGYKVERHMCDGDIVIFNRQPTLHKMSMXGHRVRILPWSTFRLNLSVTTPYNADFDGDEMNLHLPQSLETRAEIQELAMVPRMIVTPQSNRPVMGIVQDTLTAVRKFTKRDVFLERGEVMNLLMFLSTWDGKVPQPAIIKPRPLWTGKQIFSLIIPGHINVIRTHSTHPDDEDSGPYKHISPGDTKVIVENGELIMGILCKKSLGTSAGSLVHISYLEMGHDITRLFYSNIQTVVNNWLLIEGHSIGIGDSIADAKTYLDIQNTIKKAKQDVIEVIEKAHNNELEPTPGNTLRQTFENQVNRILNDARDKTGSSAQKSLSEYNNFKSMVVAGSKGSKITCSQVIAVVGQQNVEGKRIPFGFKHRTLPHFIKDDYGPESRGFVENSYLAGLTPTEFFFHAMGGREGLIDTAVKTAETGYIQRRLIKSMESVMVKYDGTVRNSINQVVQLRYGEDGLXGENVEFQNVATLKPSNKAFEKKFKFNSTNERALRRTLQEDVVKDVLTNAHVQGALEREFDKMKEDREILRAIFPTGDSKVVLPCNLARMIWNAQKIFRINPRTPTDLNPQRVVDGVHELSKKLVIVNGDDPLSKQAQQNATLLFNIHLRSTLCSKRMTEEFRLSTEAFDWLLGEIETKFNQSIAHPGEMVGALAAQSLGEPATQMTLNTFHYAGVSAKNVTLGVPRLKELINISKRPKTPSLTVFLLGQAARDAERAKDILCRLEHTTLRKVTANTAIYYDPNPQNTVVAEDQEWVNVYYEMPDFDVTRISPWLLRIELDRKHMTDRKLTMEQIAEKINAGFGDDLNCIFNDDNAEKLVLRIRIMNSDENKFQEDEEVVDKMDDDVFLRCIESNMLTDMTLQGIEQISKVYMHLPQTDNKKKIIITEDGEFKALQEWILETDGVSLMRVLSEKDVDPVRTTSNDIVEIFTVLGIEAVRKALERELYHVISFDGSYVNYRHLALLCDTMTCRGHLMAITRHGINRQDTGPLMKCSFEETVDVLMEASSHGESDPMKGVSENIMMGQLAPAGTGCFDLLLDADKCKYGMEIPTNIPGISVAGPTGMFFGSAPSPMSGMSPAMTPWNTGATPAYGAWSPSVGSGMTPGAAGFSPSAASDASGFSPGYSPAWSPTPGSPGSPGPASPYIPSPGGAMSPNYSPTSPAYEPRSPGGYTPQSPGYSPTSPSYSPTSPSYSPTSPNYSPTSPSYSPTSPSYSPTSPSYSPTSPSYSPTSPSYSPTSPSYSPTSPSYSPTSPSYSPTSPSYSPTSPSYSPTSPSYSPTSPSYSPTSPSYSPTSPSYSPTSPSYSPTSPSYSPTSPNYTPTSPSYSPTSPSYSPTSPSYSPTSPNYTPTSPNYSPTSPSYSPTSPSYSPSSPRYTPQSPTYTPSSPSYSPSSPSYSPTSPKYTPTSPSYSPSSPEYTPTSPKYSPTSPKYTPTSPKYSPTSPTYSPTTPKYSPTSPTYSPTSPTYTPTSPKYSPTSPTYSPTSPKYSPTSPTYSPTSPKGSTYSPTSPGYSPTSPSYSPAISPDDSDEENN, from the exons ATGCACGGACCGCCCTCCGGCGACAGCGCATGCCCACTGCGCACGATCAAGAGAGTTCAGTTCGGCATCATCAGCCCAGATGAGCTT aaacggATGTCGGTCACGACGGAAAGGGGGATTCAATACCCCGAAACAACAGAAGGAGGACGGCCGAAACTTGGTGGCCTTATGGATCCGAGACAAGGAGTCATAGAACGGACTGGAAGATGTCAGACATGTGCAG gCAACATGACGGAATGTCCCGGTCATTTCGGCCACATAGAGCTGGTGAAG CCGGTGTTCCACGTCGGTTACATCACAAAGATAATGAAGGTCCTCCGGTGCGTCTGCTTCTTCTGCTCCAAGCTGCTGGTTGACTCG AACAATCCAAAGATCAAGGACATCCTGGCCAAATCGAAGGGGCTGCCCAGGAAGCGTTTGACCTACGTGTACGAGCTGTGCAAGGGGAAGAACATCTgcgagggaggggaggagatgGACAACAAATTCGggatggagcagcaggagattGAGGAAGACATCAGCAAAGAGAA GGGCCACGGTGGATGCGGGCGGTACCAGCCGCGGATCAAACGCTCCGGATTGGAGCTGTACGCCGAATGGAAGCACGTCAACGAGGATTCGCAGGAGAAGAAGATCCTGCTCAGCCCGGAGCGCGTCCACGAGATCTTCAAGCGCATCTCCGACGAAGAGGACAGCATCCTGGGGATGGAGCCCAAGTTCGCCCGCCCGGAATGGATGATCGTCACCGTGCTGCCGGTGCCGCCGCTGGCCGTCAGGCCCGCCGTCGTCATGCAGGGTTCCGCTCGCAACCAG GACGACTTGACCCACAAGTTGGCCGACATCGTTAAAATCAACAACCAGCTGCGGCGCAACGAGCAGAGCGGCGCCGCCGCTCACGTCATCGCCGAGGACGTCAAGCTGCTTCAGTTCCACGTGGCCACGATGGTGGACAACGAATTGCCGGGCCTGCCGAGG GCGATGCAAAAGTCTGGCCGGCCTCTCAAATCCTTAAAGCAGCGCCTCAAGGGCAAGGAGGGTCGCGTCCGAGGCAACCTCATGGGCAAGCGGGTTGACTTCTCCGCCCGGACCGTCATCACGCCGGACCCCAACCTGCAGATCGACCAAGTGGGCGTCCCGCGGTCCATCGCCGCCAACATGACCTTCCCCGAAATCGTCACGCCGTTTAATATCGACAG ATTACAAGAGCTGGTGCGACGGGGCAACAGCCAGTACCCGGGAGCCAAGTACATCATCCGGGACAACGGGGACCGGATCGACCTTCGGTTCCACCCCAAACCGAGCGACCTTCACCTGCAGATCGGCTACAAG GTGGAACGACACATGTGCGACGGGGACATCGTCATCTTCAACCGGCAGCCGACGCTACACAAAATGTCCA ATGGCCACCGGGTCAGGATCCTGCCCTGGTCCACGTTTCGACTGAACCTCAG CGTCACCACCCCGTACAACGCCGACTTTGACGGGGACGAGATGAACCTGCACCTGCCCCAGTCCCTCGAGACGAGGGCGGAGATCCAGGAGCTGGCCATGGTGCCCCGTATGATCGTCACGCCCCAGTCCAACAGGCCCGTCATGGGCATCGTGCAGGACACCCTCACGGCCGTCCGCAAGTTCACCAAGAGGGACGTCTTCTTGGAGAGG GGTGAAGTGATGAACCTCCTCATGTTCCTCTCCACCTGGGACGGGAAAGTGCCTCAACCGGCCATCATCAAGCCCCGCCCTCTGTGGACGGGCAAGCAGATCTTCAGCCTGATCATCCCCGGACACATCAACGTGATCCGCACGCACAGCACCCACCCCGACGACGAGGACAGCGGCCCATACAAACACATCTCGCCCGGAGACACCAAG GTCATAGTGGAGAACGGGGAGCTGATCATGGGCATCCTGTGCAAGAAGTCTTTGGGGACGTCTGCCGGCTCCCTCGTGCACATCTCCTACCTGGAGATGGGCCACGACATCACCAGACTCTTCTACTCCAACATCCAGACCGTCGTCAACAACTGGCTGCTCATCGAGG GTCATTCCATCGGCATCGGCGACTCCATCGCCGACGCCAAGACCTACCTCGACATCCAGAACACCATCAAGAAAGCCAAGCAGGATGTGATAGAA GTCATTGAGAAAGCCCACAACAACGAGCTGGAGCCGACGCCCGGCAACACGCTGAGGCAGACCTTCGAGAACCAGGTGAACCGTATCCTCAACGACGCTCGAGACAAAACGGGCTCCTCGGCGCAGAAGTCGCTCTCCGAGTACAACAACTTCAAGTCCATGGTGGTGGCCGGTTCCAAGGGGTCAAAGATCACAT GCTCTCAGGTCATCGCCGTGGTGGGGCAGCAGAACGTCGAGGGTAAGCGGATCCCCTTCGGCTTCAAGCACCGCACGCTGCCGCACTTCATCAAGGACGATTACGGGCCGGAGAGCCGCGGCTTCGTGGAGAACTCCTACCTCGCCGGGCTGACGCCCACCGAGTTCTTCTTCCACGCCATGGGAGGCCGAGAGGGTCTGATCGACACGGCCGTGAAGACGGCCGAGACGG GCTACATCCAGCGGCGTCTGATCAAGTCCATGGAGTCGGTGATGGTGAAGTACGACGGCACGGTGCGCAACTCCATCAACCAGGTGGTGCAGCTGCGCTACGGCGAGGACGGCC GCGGGGAGAACGTCGAGTTCCAAAACGTGGCGACGCTCAAACCGTCAAACAAAGCCTTCGAGAAGAA GTTTAAGTTCAACTCCACCAACGAGCGCGCGCTGCGGCGCACGCTGCAGGAGGACGTGGTGAAGGACGTGCTGACCAACGCCCATGTGCAAGGCGCCTTGGAGAGGGAGTTTGACAAGATGAAGGAGGACAGGGAGATCCTCCGGGCCATTTTCCCCACCGGGGACAGCAAG GTGGTGCTGCCGTGCAACCTGGCCAGGATGATCTGGAACGCTCAGAAGATCTTCCGCATCAACCCGCGAACCCCGACGGACCTCAATCCTCAGCGGGTCGTCGACGGCGTCCACGAGCTGAGCAAGAAGCTGGTGATCGTGAACGGCGACGACCCGCTGAGCAAGCAGGCCCAGCAGAACGCCACGCTCCTCTTCAACATCCACCTGCGCTCCACGCTCTGCTCCAAGCGCATGACGGAGGAGTTCCGCCTCTCCACCGAGGCTTTCGATTGGCTGCTGGGAGAGATCGAGACCAAATTCAACCAGTCCATC GCGCACCCGGGGGAAATGGTCGGCGCTCTGGCCGCCCAGTCGCTGGGGGAGCCGGCCACCCAGATGACGCTCAACACTTTCCACTACGCCGGCGTGTCCGCCAAGAACGTGACGCTCGGCGTGCCCCGTCTGAAGGAGCTGATCAACATCTCCAAGAGGCCCAAAACGCCGTCGCTGACCGTGTTCCTGCTGGGCCAGGCGGCGCGCGACGCCGAGAGGGCCAAGGACATCCTCTGTCGACTGGAGCACACCACGCTGAgaaag gtgacgGCCAACACGGCCATCTACTACGACCCCAACCCCCAGAACACGGTGGTGGCCGAGGACCAGGAGTGGGTCAACGTCTACTACGAGATGCCCGACTTCGACGTGACCCGCATCTCGCCGTGGCTGCTGCGCATCGAGCTGGACCGCAAGCACATGACCGACCGCAAGCTAACGATGGAGCAGATCGCCGAGAAGATCAATGCGG GTTTCGGAGACGACCTGAACTGCATCTTCAACGACGACAACGCGGAGAAGCTCGTCCTGCGAATCCGAATCATGAACAGCGATGAGAATAAGTTCCAGGAG GACGAAGAGGTGGTGGACAAAATGGACGACGACGTCTTCCTGCGGTGCATCGAGTCCAACATGCTGACGGACATGACCCTCCAAGGCATCGAGCAGATCAGCAAG GTGTACATGCACCTGCCCCAGACCGACAACAAGAAGAAGATCATCATCACGGAGGACGGCGAGTTCAAGGCGCTGCAGGAGTGGATCCTGGAGACGGACGGCGTGAGCCTGATGAGGGTCCTCAGCGAGAAGGACGTGGACCCCGTCAGGACCACCTCCAACGACATCGTGGAGATCTTCACG GTGCTGGGCATCGAGGCGGTGCGGAAGGCCCTGGAGAGGGAGCTGTACCACGTCATCTCCTTCGACGGCTCCTACGTCAACTACCGCCACCTGGCTCTGCTCTGCGACACCATGACGTGCCGCGGCCACCTGATGGCCATCACCCGCCACGGGATCAACCGGCAGGACACGGGCCCGCTCATGAAGTGTTCCTTCGAGGAGACG GTGGACGTGCTGATGGAGGCGTCGTCGCACGGCGAGAGCGACCCCATGAAGGGCGTGTCCGAGAACATCATGATGGGCCAGCTCGCCCCGGCGGGCACGGGATGCTTCGACCTGCTGCTGGACGCCGATAAGTGCAAATACGGCATGGAGATCCCGACCAACATACCCGGCATCAGCGTGGCTGGAC CCACCGGCATGTTTTTCGGTTCGGCGCCGAGCCCGATGAGCGGCATGTCCCCCGCCATGACGCCGTGGAACACGGGAGCGACGCCGGCCTACGGCGCCTGGTCCCCGAGCGTCG GAAGCGGCATGACCCCCGGAGCGGCGGGCTTCTCCCCCAGCGCTGCCTCGGATGCGAGCGGGTTCTCTCCAGGCTACTCCCCGGCCTGGTCCCCGACTCCCgggtctccgggttctccgggccCGGCCAGTCCGTACATCCCGTCTCCAG GTGGAGCCATGTCACCCAACTACTCCCCCACCTCCCCGGCTTACGAGCCCCGCTCCCCCGGCGGCTACACCCCACAGAGCCCCGGCTACTCTCCGACGTCGCCCTCCTACTCGCCCACCTCTCCGTCCTACTCGCCCACCAGCCCCAACTACAGCCCGACGTCTCCTTCCTATTCGCCCACCTCGCCCAGCTACTCTCCCACCTCCCCCTCCTACTCCCCCACGTCTCCGTCCTACTCCCCCACGTCTCCGTCCTACTCCCCTACCTCCCCCTCCTACTCCCCCACCTCCCCCTCTTACTCTCCGACCTCTCCCAGCTACAGCCCGACCTCTCCCAGCTACAGCCCGACTTCGCCCAGCTACTCGCCGACTTCGCCGTCTTACTCCCCCACCTCTCCTTCTTACTCCCCCACCTCCCCGTCCTACTCCCCCACCTCCCCGTCCTACTCGCCTACGTCGCCGTCCTACTCGCCGACTAGTCCGAGTTACAGCCCGACATCGCCGAACTATACTCCCACCTCGCCCAGCTACTCCCCCACTTCCCCTTCCTACTCCCCCACCTCCCCCTCTTATTCCCCAACCTCTCCCAACTACACCCCGACCAGTCCCAACTACTCCCCCACCTCTCCGTCGTACTCCCCGACCTCTCCTTCCTACTCTCCCTCCAGTCCGCGCTACACCCCGCAGTCGCCCACCTATACGCCCAGCTCCCCCTCGTACAGCCCCAGCTCCCCTTCCTACTCCCCCACCTCTCCGAAATACACCCCGACCTCGCCCTCATACAGCCCAAGCTCCCCAGAGTACACCCCCACGTCTCCGAAATACTCGCCTACCTCCCCGAAGTACACCCCGACGTCCCCAAAGTACTCTCCGACTTCTCCCACCTACTCCCCTACGACTCCGAAATACAGCCCCACCTCTCCCACCTACTCTCCCACGTCCCCTACG